The following proteins are encoded in a genomic region of Streptomyces sp. SLBN-31:
- a CDS encoding PP2C family protein-serine/threonine phosphatase — translation MEAVDVVSEDLRRRFKARKVSFLIVDLTGKAVARLSTAGAAEGGREAERIPMLGSVYEKVIRTQRLHQEATAQGQRVIAPVTNRGDAIGLLELLLPAAPDKGVLHAVEEAAHVLAYVVIANGRFTDLYAWGKRSRPPTLAAEIQYQLLPASLSCEAAQFTLCGSLEPSEDLSGDTFDYALDRDTLHVSVTDPMGHDIDAALAATVLVGALRGARRAGAGLAEQAHQADQALADHGRGHATGQLLRIDVHTGRAQLVNAGHPWPLRMREGIAETIPCQVDHPFGLSVGVPHSYRVQDLDLRPGDRLLILTDGMLEHHGEEIDLPALLAKTRDLHPREAVLTLTTAVLDAAGGQLEDDATAMCLDWHGPQETQRHVSSGADTRQASAARPKR, via the coding sequence GTGGAGGCTGTCGATGTGGTCTCGGAGGACCTGCGGCGGCGATTCAAGGCCCGAAAGGTCTCCTTCCTCATCGTGGACCTGACAGGGAAAGCGGTGGCACGACTGTCCACCGCCGGTGCCGCCGAAGGGGGGCGTGAAGCGGAGCGAATCCCGATGCTGGGCAGCGTCTACGAAAAGGTGATCCGAACTCAGCGCCTGCACCAGGAGGCGACTGCCCAGGGACAGCGAGTGATCGCGCCGGTCACCAACCGGGGTGACGCCATCGGACTGCTGGAACTGCTCCTGCCGGCCGCTCCCGACAAAGGTGTCCTTCACGCGGTCGAGGAAGCCGCCCACGTGCTGGCCTACGTTGTGATCGCCAACGGCCGCTTCACCGACCTGTATGCCTGGGGCAAACGCTCCAGGCCCCCCACCCTGGCGGCCGAGATCCAGTACCAGCTGCTGCCTGCGTCACTGTCATGCGAGGCTGCCCAGTTCACACTGTGCGGGAGCCTGGAGCCTTCCGAAGACCTCAGCGGCGACACCTTCGACTACGCCCTCGACCGCGACACCTTGCACGTGTCGGTGACCGATCCCATGGGCCACGACATCGACGCCGCCCTGGCAGCCACGGTTTTGGTGGGAGCTCTGCGCGGTGCCCGCCGGGCAGGAGCCGGCCTGGCCGAGCAGGCCCACCAGGCCGACCAGGCTCTGGCCGACCACGGCCGCGGTCACGCCACCGGGCAGTTGCTGCGTATCGACGTCCACACCGGGCGGGCCCAGCTCGTCAACGCCGGTCACCCGTGGCCACTGCGTATGCGTGAGGGGATTGCCGAGACGATTCCCTGCCAGGTGGACCATCCTTTCGGGCTTTCCGTAGGTGTGCCCCACTCCTACCGTGTGCAGGACCTCGATCTGCGCCCCGGTGACCGCCTACTCATCCTGACCGACGGCATGCTCGAACATCACGGGGAGGAGATCGACCTGCCCGCCCTGCTGGCGAAGACCCGGGATCTGCACCCGCGGGAGGCCGTGCTGACGCTGACGACCGCAGTCCTGGACGCTGCCGGTGGCCAGCTCGAAGACGATGCCACCGCGATGTGCTTGGACTGGCACGGCCCTCAGGAGACCCAGCGACACGTCAGCTCTGGTGCGGACACTCGGCAAGCCTCGGCCGCACGTCCCAAGCGGTAG
- a CDS encoding acyl-CoA carboxylase epsilon subunit has translation MRGAPDAGEIAALLAVIAAVSSASGERRGLDCH, from the coding sequence GTGCGCGGGGCGCCCGACGCCGGCGAGATTGCCGCGCTGCTGGCGGTCATCGCGGCAGTCAGCAGTGCCAGTGGCGAGCGACGCGGTCTCGACTGTCATTGA